The Lycium barbarum isolate Lr01 chromosome 10, ASM1917538v2, whole genome shotgun sequence genome includes a region encoding these proteins:
- the LOC132614068 gene encoding nuclear transcription factor Y subunit B-3-like — protein MTGKRTQNSPVGSPLSGNVSDNSSKELDRFLPIANVSRIMKRSLPANAKISKEAKETVQECVSEFISFITGEASDKCQREKRKTINGDDLLWAMTTLGFENYVGPLKGYLNKYRETEGEKNIMARNEESSHHEPTSTNITTSYNNIGDHHHFTNFSLARPEFIQSFNSGNFSQSYGDNYGENLTSAANLHGVKW, from the coding sequence ATGACCGGAAAAAGAACCCAAAATAGCCCTGTGGGAAGCCCGTTATCAGGTAACGTGTCCGATAACTCCTCTAAAGAACTAGACAGGTTCCTCCCCATAGCTAATGTTAGTAGAATAATGAAAAGATCACTTCCAGCCAATGCGAAAATCTCCAAAGAAGCCAAAGAAACTGTCCAAGAATGTGTCTCTGAGTTCATCAGCTTCATCACGGGCGAAGCATCGGATAAATGCCAAAGAGAAAAGAGGAAGACCATCAATGGAGATGACCTTTTGTGGGCTATGACAACATTAGGGTTTGAGAATTATGTTGGACCCTTAAAGGGTTATCTCAATAAGTATAGAGAAACTGAAGGGGAAAAAAATATCATGGCTAGAAATGAAGAATCTTCTCATCATGAACCAACTAGTACTAATATTACTACTAGTTATAATAATATTGGTGATCATCATCATTTTACAAATTTCTCACTAGCAAGGCCTGAATTTATTCAGAGCTTCAATAGTGGGAACTTTTCACAGAGTTATGGAGACAATTATGGTGAAAATTTGACATCTGCAGCTAATCTTCATGGGGTTAAATGGTAG
- the LOC132613746 gene encoding protein CPR-5 produces the protein MDDDRPPLNPPPPEPKNDTMASQILPESDVIKKKKKKKKNKDPFDPSHCSSSSCSNRGIRVSSTTGGRRVIIGRRHKSSTDNNNVVEALALPLGMSIAAVLAQVLERKDAAGQKISVDYLSEICTLAVRESLANVFGDQFESFVRNFEKSFHSTLMTLRLISESSMNSGVEQNHCAARTSVSERSVPYISNRLENRTCDPDFGESQADSFQQSAISDNERNQEDSSDGTCLESIGRQLTLYDRQVRQQLASVSSSTEINQSMHSTLERSLIEQARSNDLKTFEIGLTMRKLQLKERELSLSSDANLLERVKLSFGFSKTSFKAEKFKNQVEDSKHAELLKSCIDCLVAGLFIMLVCLGYGTYVFSHKRITEATASCTPSMEHKSWWMPKSMSSINSGLQLLRCQVLVLSRMLFGAFMIVAIAFSLLQRSATSNQTMPITFILLLLGVGCGFAGKFCIDTLGGSGYHWLIFWETLCLLHFLSNAFISTLFLILNGPVTVSEKSTRDRTFPHWIRRSMFYTTLLLFLPLLCGLIPFAGPREWKDHFSSLVLDSFITPVEY, from the exons ATGGACGACGACCGTCCCCCTCTCAATCCACCACCGCCGGAGCCCAAAAACGACACCATGGCTTCCCAAATCCTACCTGAATCTGACGtcatcaaaaagaaaaagaaaaagaagaagaataaagaCCCTTTTGACCCTTCTCATTGTTCCTCATCATCTTGTTCTAATAGGGGTATTAGGGTTTCCTCAACAACAGGTGGTCGTAGAGTCATAATTGGTAGAAGACATAAAAGCAGCACTGACAACAACAATGTTGTTGAAGCTCTTGCTCTACCTCTTGGCATGTCTATTGCTGCTGTTCTTGCTCAG GTTTTGGAAAGGAAAGATGCAGCCGGACAAAAGATATCTGTGGATTACCTGTCAGAG ATTTGTACTTTGGCAGTCCGAGAGTCTTTGGCCAAT GTATTCGGTGACCAGTTTGAGTCTTTCGTGAGGAACTTCGAGAAATCGTTTCATAGTACCTTGATGACACTCAGATTAATCAGTGAATCCTCTATGAACAGTGGAGTAGAGCAAAATCATTGTGCAGCAAGGACTTCTGTCTCAGAAAGATCTGTGCCGTACATTTCCAACAGACTAGAAAATCGTACATGTGATCCTGACTTCGGTGAGTCTCAAGCGGACTCATTTCAGCAGAGTGCCATCTCTGATAACGAGAGAAATCAAGAAGATAGCAGTGACGGTACATGTCTTGAATCAATAGGTCGGCAGCTTACCCTCTATGATAGGCAAGTAAGGCAGCAATTGGCTTCTGTTTCATCCAGTACAGAGATTAACCAATCTATGCATAGCACTCTGGAAAGATCTCTCATAGAGCAAGCTAGGTCGAATGACCTCAAGACATTTGAGATTGGTCTTACAATGAGGAAGTTGCAACTTAAAGAAAGAGAGCTGTCTCTCAGTTCTGATGCGAACCTTTTGGAGAGGGTCAAACTATCATTTGGTTTCTCTAAGACGTCCTTCAAAGCTGAAAAGTTTAAAAATCAAGTGGAAGACTCAAAACATGCTGAGCTGCTTAAATCATGTATAGACTGCCTTGTTGCTGGTTTATTTATCATGTTGGTGTGTCTTGGATATGGGACTTATGTTTTCTCTCATAAAAGAATTACTGAAGCTACAGCATCCTGCACACCTTCCATG GAACACAAGTCTTGGTGGATGCCGAAATCAATGTCATCTATTAATTCAGGACTGCAACTCTTACGGTGTCAGGTTCTAGTTCTCAGTCGCATGCTGTTTGGTGCTTTCATGATAGTGGCTATAGCCTTTTCACTTCTCCAGCGCTCTGCAACTTCGAACCAGACTATGCCAATTACTTTCATTCTGTTGCTGTTAGGAGTTGGCTGCGGTTTTGCAGGGAAGTTTTGTATCGACACCTTAGGGGGAAGCGGATATCATTGGTTAATTTTTTGGGAGACGTTGTGCTTGCTACATTTCCTTTCGAATGCTTTTATCTCGACTTTGTTCCTGATCCTTAATGGACCTGTCACGGTTTCAGAAAAGAGCACGAGGGATAGAACATTTCCACACTGGATAAGGAGATCTATGTTTTATACCACATTACTTCTTTTTCTCCCCTTGCTATGTGGTTTGATCCCTTTTGCTGGCCCCCGTGAGTGGAAAGATCACTTCTCTTCACTTGTCCTGGACTCTTTTATTACTCCAGTTGAGTACTGA
- the LOC132613930 gene encoding protein HEAT INTOLERANT 4-like — MRKGTKRKAREVVGKAKSKEETQSVNNKEENGGEGTKGVVKGRAKPAKIAKPETETEYFPDKRNLEDLWQEVFPVGTEWDQIDMVYQYKWNFSNLEDAFEEGGELHGKKVYLFGCTEPQLVFFQGQSKVTCIPVVVAVVSPFPPSDKIGINSVQREAEEILPMKQMKMDWVPYIPLEKREAQVERLKSQIFILRCTQRRAGLKHLKLERVKKFEYCLPYFYQPFAEDEFEQSTIVQILFPTEPPVFCEFDWEFDEPEEMADKLIEGEELSADQKDEFMEFVKEKVKEGKKSNREAREARKKAIQEMSEEAKAAFQSMKFYKFYPVPSPDAPDVSQVKSPFINRYYGKAHKVF; from the exons ATGAGGAAAGGTACAAAGAGAAAGGCTAGAGAAGTAGTAGGTAAAGCCAAGTCGAAAGAGGAGACCCAATCTGTTAACAACAAAGAGGAGAATGGAGGAGAGGGTACCAAAGGTGTTGTTAAGGGTCGAGCTAAACCAGCCAAGATTGCTAAacctgaaactgaaactgagtacttCCCTGATAAAAGGAATTTG GAAGATCTTTGGCAAGAGGTTTTTCCTGTTGGTACAGAG TGGGATCAGATAGACATGGTTTACCAATACAAATGGAATTTCTCAAATCTCGAA GATGCATTTGAAGAAGGCGGAGAATTGCATGGAAAGAAAGTCTACCTTTTTGGTTGTACAGAAC CACAATTGGTTTTTTTCCAGGGCCAATCAAAAGTCACGTGTATACCTGTTGTGGTTGCT GTTGTATCTCCTTTTCCACCTTCTGATAAAATTGGAATAAACTCTGTACAAAGGGAAGCTGAAGAGATACTGCCAATGAAACAGATGAAAATGGACTGGGTTCCATATATTCCTTTGGAAAAACG GGAAGCTCAAGTTGAAAGACTCAAATCCCAAATTTTTATTCTGAGGTGTACACAGAGAAG GGCTGGTTTAAAACACTTGAAGTTGGAGCGTGTTAAGAAGTTTGAATATTGCTTACCTT ATTTCTATCAGCCATTCGCAGAAGATGAATTTGAACAGAGTACCATTGTGCAGATCTTGTTCCCAACAGAGCCGCCT GTGTTTTGCGAGTTTGATTGGGAATTTGATGAGCCAGAG GAAATGGCCGACAAATTGATTGAGGGAGAGGAGTTGTCCGCAGATCAAAAAGATGAATTTATG GAATTTGTGAAGGAGAAGGTTAAAGAAGGAAAGAAGAGCAATCGAGAG GCGAGAGAAGCCAGGAAAAAAGCTATACAGGAGATGAGTGAAGAAGCGAAAGCTGCGTTCCAGAGTATGAAGTTTTATAAATTTTATCCCGTGCCCTCACCTGATGCTCCTGATGTATCTCAGGTCAAG TCTCCATTCATAAACAGATACTACGGAAAGGCTCACAAAGTTTTCTGA